In one Zymobacter palmae genomic region, the following are encoded:
- the tsaD gene encoding tRNA (adenosine(37)-N6)-threonylcarbamoyltransferase complex transferase subunit TsaD has product MRVLGIESSCDETGIALYDTDKGLVADALYSQIALHAEFGGVVPELASRDHIRKIIPLIKQVIKEANSSLKAIDAIAYTSGPGLIGALMVGASTACGLAEALGIPALGVHHMEGHLLAPMLEEHPPMYPFVALLVSGGHSQLIDVRGLGDYTLLGETVDDAAGEAFDKVAKMLSLPYPGGPEVSRLAEQGNASRFNFPRPMTDRPGLDFSFSGLKTHTLTTLRTLDAEGELDEQARADVACAFEDAVVETLAIKCRRALQQTGRSRLVMAGGVSANRKLRSQLEGMLQRHVKDAEVFYPRGRFCTDNGAMIAYAGAMRLLAGQQPDAQMTLRPRWPLAELPAPACR; this is encoded by the coding sequence ATGCGTGTACTGGGGATAGAATCATCCTGTGATGAAACAGGCATTGCGCTATATGACACTGACAAAGGGCTGGTGGCAGACGCACTGTATAGCCAGATTGCACTGCATGCCGAATTCGGGGGCGTCGTACCAGAACTGGCCTCTCGCGACCACATCAGAAAAATAATTCCTCTTATAAAACAAGTTATTAAAGAGGCAAACTCCAGCCTTAAAGCGATAGATGCTATTGCGTATACCTCTGGACCGGGACTCATTGGCGCACTCATGGTGGGTGCCTCGACGGCATGTGGGCTCGCGGAAGCGCTGGGCATTCCGGCACTGGGCGTCCACCACATGGAAGGGCACCTACTGGCCCCCATGCTGGAAGAACACCCGCCGATGTACCCTTTTGTCGCACTCTTGGTCTCCGGCGGCCATAGCCAGCTCATCGACGTGCGAGGTTTAGGGGATTACACGCTGCTCGGTGAAACGGTCGATGATGCCGCAGGTGAGGCCTTCGACAAAGTAGCGAAGATGCTATCCCTTCCCTACCCGGGCGGCCCTGAAGTTTCCCGTCTAGCGGAACAGGGTAACGCTTCCCGCTTCAACTTCCCGCGTCCGATGACCGATCGCCCTGGGCTCGACTTCAGCTTCTCAGGATTGAAAACGCACACGCTAACGACCCTGCGTACGCTGGACGCCGAAGGCGAACTGGATGAACAGGCTCGCGCTGATGTGGCCTGCGCCTTCGAGGATGCCGTCGTCGAAACATTAGCGATCAAATGCCGACGTGCACTCCAGCAGACTGGCCGCTCGCGATTGGTCATGGCCGGTGGCGTTAGCGCCAACCGCAAGCTGCGCAGCCAGCTGGAAGGCATGCTTCAACGTCACGTCAAGGACGCAGAGGTGTTCTACCCTCGCGGTCGCTTCTGTACCGATAACGGCGCTATGATTGCTTACGCAGGGGCGATGCGCCTGCTGGCCGGACAGCAACCCGATGCTCAGATGACGCTGCGCCCCCGCTGGCCGCTGGCAGAACTTCCCGCGCCCGCCTGCCGCTGA